In Mytilus edulis chromosome 3, xbMytEdul2.2, whole genome shotgun sequence, the genomic window ATAcgtttcagagtttagtatgaggTCCATTTTTGCTGAAccataatatatttttgtattattttgctGTATTTAAGACCCATTTGTGATTTTTGGGCTGTTTTCTACTTTTCTGTCAAGTTGTATTTTTGACGTattccctttttccattctcaatttcatatctCAAGTTAAACAAGTTATTTCACCAACTTACCTGTGCTGCTCCAACCCTGCCTCTCGATGCATGTATTTTCCCTCGACTAGATTTCCGAGGCCGCCCAATCAAGACTGGTTCAAAGTCACTTAGTTCGTTATTAGACCAATATTCAACATCATCCTCATTCTCATCATCATCTGAGTCGTTGTCAACATCAGGTGATCGATCTGTTTGGGATTAAAAAGTTATTTGTTAAATACCTGTTGTGACTGTGACTTTGTATTCATGTCCATGATTACACAACACAAAACAGTGTTAacgttattttttatattttaatgttgtgtgaAAGTGACGTGAGCGGAGAGAGTTGTTTTTGGACGGAAAATGGTTTGAACTGTCTGAGTGTATGCATTGTGTTTTGTATTTCATGTTACGTCTGTATAATTGATGCAGGGTGAATAAATCGTGTTACTTTCTACAAGGATGGTGTTTAGTTATAAATTATAAACGCTCGTATTTCTACGTTTACAGCAATACCCAAGAAAGCAATGTTTGACAAAAATTGAGTCCCTGAATCGTTAAAAGAACAAGTCATACATAGGTAGATGACAGTAATGGAAACTGGTCTATCATTAAGACCATAGGCCCACATGATTTTCTGAAGACTAACAGCATTAAAAAATACATGCTTAGGCCTTCAGCCTTATTCAAAAATAGTGTAAGTATagacaaattaatatttttttcataattgttagATATAGATTATATAGTGATAGATTAAGTTAAACAATCAGAGTTTAAGAATTGGTGTTCTTAAAcactggtttaaaaaaaatagcctagagaatataaagaaataaaaaaaaatggaaaaacaaaactaaaaattcAGGAATTAAAGAAGACAAACTCTTTTTCCAGATCCTCAATCTGATCATTATCTGTGTGCAAATGATTAAATTGCAATGCCATATAATATCTTACCAACTTCTACATCTGATgatattgtttttctttgtccATTTTCTACATGGTCCACTGGTTGACTAGATAATGACACCATTCTCACTTGTGCTACATGTTTGGTGTGTTCTTTGGCATCACTGAATAAATGTAATTCTTTGTCAACATTTTTCTGTAGAACctgaaataatttatgaaaaaaagttttaaaatacttAATTTCCAGAGCTAAAAAtacttcatataaaaaaagagacATGGTATGATcactatgattgccaatgagacaattatccaccacagtgcaaactagaggctctttagagcctgtgtcgctcaccttggtctatgtgcatattaaacaaaggacacagatggattcatgacaaaattgtgttttggtgatggtggtgtgtttgtagatcatactttactcatcattcttgctacttacaattttctctatctgtaatgaacttggccctttagttacagaggaaaacattttgtaaaaacttaccaaaatttaccaaattaatgaaaatggttaaaaattgaatataaagggcaataactctttaaggggtcaactgaccattttggtcatgttgatttatttgtagatcttaatttgctgaacattattgctgtttacagtttatctctatctataatagtattcaatataataaccaaaagtGGCTAGATTTCTttataaattaccaattggggggcagcaacccaacaaccagttgtccaattcatctgaaaatttcagggcagatggggcaatatgcgcaattgtttctacataggcggtaatggtaacgttttcttctgttgctcagcccatatcataaacttgtatatgtatgatggcttgtttcgaagctgagacatttttacatatgtggttaaatttttgggGTAcaaagtgtgattcatttttccgtaaattagcaaaccccgagtatccttttgcgatgtggctcctcatggtaaaaaatcccatttttgacacaataagttctttaaaaatttaatacttttaacACATTTAatggctccatagtttttacacatttattctgtgttcccttactttctaaattaacacaaatggttcagcttagtcacttgtttatcatagaaatgtgtcaaatatcactacacagagattttttgtttacacgtgacttttgagttcctcatttcaaggcgcattagggatattgtcccagATAGATTTTTACTAGATAAACATGTTAACCCCCATgtaagatttgctttaaatgctttggtttcagagttataagccaaaatctacattttacccctatgttctatttttagccatggtggccatcttggttggttggccgggtgggtcactgcacacattttataaactaaatatcctaattatgattttggctaagtttggttaaatttggtacagtagtttcagaggaaaagatttttgtaaaagattacaaaaatttacgaaaaaaaatggtaaaaaattactattaagggcaataagactgaccattttgatcatgttgtcttatttgtagatcttactttgctgaacatcattcctgtttacagtttatctctatctataataattttcaagataataaccgaaaacagacaaaatttccttaaaattaccaaatcaggggcagcaacccaacaacccattgtccaattcatctgaaaatatcagggcagatagaccttgACTTAGTACaatttgggccaggtgagctaaaaatgtatcCTAATATagctatttttagccatggcggccatcctctcaaaaaaatgtttgaagaaattttttttttatttctgatatctgaaatgagaaaaatttaacccccccccccccattttttttttcacatccccctttccctttttccaaaactgatctcaattcaaatttctaatggagtttgcaacaataactactcatttaaatacatcataaaatattaaaatgtaaaataaagtgcttgttatcactgaatggtaaagattgttttaatttatcagttggaagtaaaagtgaatatacattgtatattgtataaaacaatgatttaagttgattcaactactattctggacaaagaaagataactccaattgaaatatgaattatatatattgtataaaacaatgatttaatttgattcaactactattctggacaaagaaagataactccaattgaaattgcaattagatatttcttgctattgcgcaatactgtgtaattgaaaatatttgctattgcacaatactgtgcaattgaatatttcttgctattgcgcaatactgtgcaattgaaaatttcttgctattgcacaatattgtgcaattgaagatttcttgctattgctgaatactgtgcaattgaaaatttcttgctattgcacaatacttaatataataattttggatcctgatttgaaccaacttgaaaactgggccaataataaaaaatctgagtacattttaagattcagcatatcaaaaaagcccaagaattcaatttttgttaaaatcaaacttagttaaattttggaccctttggactttaatttagaccaatttgataatgggaccaaaaattaagaatctacatacacagttagatttggcatatcaaagaaccccatttactcaatttttgatgatatcaaacaaagtttaattttggaccccaatttggaccaacttgaaaactgggccaataataaaaaatctgagtacattttaagattcagcatatcaaagaaccccaaggattcaatttttgtcaaaaactaagtttaattttggaccctttggaccttaatgtagaccaatttgaaaatgggaccaaaaattaagaatctacatacacagttagatttggcatatcaaaggaaccccaattattcatttttgatgaaatcaaacaaagtttaattttggaccttttggccccttattcctaaattgttgggaccaaaaagaaaaatgcttatttgggccccaaattcctaaactgttgggatatcaactccccaaatcaataccaaccttccttttgtagtcataaaccttgtgtttaaatttcatagatttctatttacttaaactaaagttattgtgcaaaaaccaagaataatgcttatttgggccctattttggccccttattcctaaactgttaggaccaaaactcccaaaatcaatcccaaccttccttttgtggtcattaaccttgtgtcaaaatttcatagatttctatttacttaaactgaagttattgtgcgaaaaccaagaaaatgcttatttgggccctttttggccccttattcctaaaatattgggaccaaaactcccaaaatcaaccccaaccttccttttgttgtcataaaccttgtgttaaaatttcattgatttctattcacttttactaaagttagagtgcgaaaactaaaagtattcggacgactcAAGACGATGCaagacgatgacgacgacgccaacgtgatagcaatatacgacgaaaattaaaatgtttgcggtcgtataaaaataataagacacCCATTAGATTAATAGTAGATGGTGGACAAGGTAGTGgacaaatattattttacaaagaaaTTGTATTTCCCATCAAGTCACCAACAGCTTTTCTAAAGAATACTAGGTATCAATTACCCTATTAAAAGTGGCAAATGTATATATGAAGTTAGTCCATGGTGACAAATTTAAAGTTATCTAAGTTGTTCATTCACATGGATCATTAGTTTGTTAACTGTTGATGTTGTGACTTTAAACCCTACTTGTTGTGAAGTGTGTTTGTCTCCAATCTGAACTAAAAAGGAATGACAGTTTTCCTGCCAAAGGTGGTTTCCTGGCATTCTCCACTAAAAGAAACTGGCTGCCAACAGACCGAAATTTAATCTGAATTATTAGTATTCCTGTCATGTTATAGTGCATGACAAAAACTCATTATCAATATCCATTTCATCTAACAGCTTGGTTTAAATGATTACTACAATGCAATAGCAGTATAAAAGTGTAACAGTACAGATTATTTTAAGTTTGTCCCGAGTCACTTTCAAGATGAAGTTGACACACTACATGTTTGTATTGACACTATCATTAATTGCAGAAATGGTAATGGGATCATGTGACACTAAATTAGGTAAATAAAATTAACTCTTTTTCAGCTATTTaatgagataacaagaaaaaaaaaaattataaagtactAATACATATTTACTGGATAATAGACAGTGCTTCAAATTTACTATTTATTGCCGTTTCCAACTTTAAAAAgctaaaaataatattttttccaattttatcaTAATGAACTCACCATTTAAGTGAGTTCACTATAACAATAAATACCAGAAAACATTAAGCATATAAGTTGAATTATAAACTAAACACTTTTATATCAAAACATTATTTGacacaatatttattttcagaGTGTTCGATTCTTGGTGATCTCCTAGAAATGGCCATGAAACATAAACACGATAAAAGTCCAGGTAAGTTTTATAACTTATTATTATGAttatcatttaagaattgaatgcttctttttgtaaatttattggggtgtaaaagcgttgaccgaagtacattttgtatgaagcgcagaagcgcttcattctaaaaatgtacgcacggtcaacgcttttacaatcctataaagttacaaaaagaagcattcaatacttataattacattttttagctaggattataaaaacacgattttcatgaagttaaatttttaaatttacctgtgcactttattgtgggacctcgtgtcatcatgaatgaaatgTTATTGTCTCATgcaactgcttacagaataataTGTGATGTGCAATtcgccaatcagaataacgtattataatgaaatatacatctaatgtaattattaacttGTTCAAAGACTTGTTTGTTACATTTGACAATATGCTACTGTTGAGTTTTATCTTTAGTGTCATTTAAGTTTACAGGTTCATGAACTAAATAATGGATGTTACTgaattcaattttcttttttgtaCACACTAACAAACTTATTCTTATACACTTGACACACAGAAATAGAATttaggaataacagtactgtagttgaagagttgccaccgtcaattgttgATTTGAcagtcgcaaatgcagttttactggcgacacATAGTGGAGACAGTAAAACAGATATTTGAGACCTTCAAATCAAAATTGATGGTAGTAAATCTttaactacagtactgttattccgattctaatgcattacaaaaaagaAATGATACGTTAaagcttgaaaaaaaatataaatttgacatACAAACGAATTTCACAAAACTTCATAAATGATTTATGCGCAAGGACATCATGGCTAAACCGTGAGgttatacaaatgaaaacttacaaactggatgTTAATATGTTACACCTACAATTCAAATTTagataaaattatattaaaaaggtgttatttgatttttgatattattgtagtaatcaaacatttgttcAATTCAAAATGGCAGGTCCCTCCTTATtaacgcctggtcaactgtggatttgaagGTAagttttagccaatgaaaaaaattgttacctaaaaattgcattagaataataaattgatgttttaaatattttctctATATAATGGCTCACACTTCATGCAATTTTGGTTATTTTCAAGATGTGAAAATAAttgtcatttctttatttttttaaacatgtacatgttatatctatTTTAGATAAGGTCTGTCAGTGTCAAAGTAGAACCAAAATCCCAGCATTTTCTTCAGTACTGACTCAACCACAAACCCCTGGAGACAATGGCGTTATCAAGTTTGACAAAGTTGTCACCAATATACGCAATGGCTACAACCCAACCACTGGTATTTTTACTGCACCTGTTGCTGGAGTTTATCAGTTTTCTTATACAGTCATGTCTGATAATGGAAAATATCTGCATGTCTACCTGTCTCATAATAATACCAAACAACAAAGTGTTTGGCTGAAAGGTTCTACTTATACGACAGGAACAGCCAATATTATATTAAAGCTGAAGAAAGGAGACCATGTTGAAGTAAAGTCCCATGGCAGTCATACAATTCACAGTGATACAAGTAACTTGTATAGCTCATTTTCTGGCTATCTCATAGCacaataaaagaaattaaactaTAAGTGTATtgttaaattataaatgaagatTTAATGACAGTTTTTAAAGTTTGTGTCTTTTAAACCTTTACAAAAATGGTTTTTGCAAGGGTATGAAATGACAATTATTTAATCCTGTATGTCCATTTGAAGGCAAGACTACTATGAAACATCATTGATAGGTCTGTGTCAGAGTTTTTGTGATAAAGGAGTTTGAAAACCTAGAATTTTATCGCAAAAAAAGtatttgtcatgattgtttttataaaaagtatgtGAGAAGAAACATTGAGCTAAAAAGCCTTAATTCAATAAAAATGTCTGAACTTACACTCCAAATCAAACATCAACTTTAAAAGAATcatgtatgggttttgctcattgttgagggccgtacagtgacctatagttgttaatgtctgtgtcattttggtattttgttgatagttgtctcattggcatcataccacatcttctttttaatatgttgtaacatAGGAAATGAAAAAGCTGGAATTTTTGGAGCTGATATAAAAAATGTGTACCTGATCCATGTTCACTTGACCAATGGCCAGAATTCTGTAACCCAGAAttgatctatttttatatttctttctcCTCTGTAGCATCACTTGCAAGTTATTACCATCTCTCTTCAGGTAATGGGGATACTGCAAAATATATTTGGatacacacatacatgtacacacatatataacatacatatatatgcaaTATGGTTTACGTACAGAgagaatatttattttcaagaaatagattCAGAAATTTTTGTGATGTTCTTATTATTGCACAAATTGCAACATTACAGGTATCAAGAAAACAAAAtcttgaattttcaaattttgatagcATTATTTGTATGGAGCATTGAGGGGGTTGGAGGGGTCGGGATCCCGAAATCACTTGCTCAAAAACATATAATCTTGAGGTCccaaatttaagaaatttaaatcccaacatccccaaattaaaaaaaaacaattcctgaatcctgaaatcctgagcttaaaaacccAATCCCAATgtccgaaaaaggtcctgcccctcCTTCAGCCATGTGTGGCATCCTAATTATTCACTTAGTATGACAAAGTTCCTTCAACAATTACATATTGAAAAGTTTAAAGTTTTATGGAACAAGTACATGTAGTAAGTGTATCACACATTTTAACTCATTACTGTCACGAGGATGACCAATACtactgtatatacatttttgtactataAAACAAACTTTATATCTATTaccaaaatatttgtttgaaaaatacaGATAGACACAGCGATAACAACCCAATTTTTTCCCTGAGGGTTTAAGAATGGTGGTGCCCACATGCATTTAATTGAGACTCAAAATTGAAATGCCTATTACTCCATAAGTCACAATCATTTCAGTCAATCTTCCATCCAAACATTGATAATATGAACTTACCTGTAATGAGAAGGACAAGTCCAATTCTGTATCTAATAATCCATTAGCAGGAACTGATATCTCATTGGATCGTAATATTCTTTTAGAACCCTGAAAAATAGATACATTGGTTGTATTACAATGTACAACAAActgagagtttttttttttaataatttaatttattgttcaataacttcttttcaaaaattaaacataataacTACATGTAACATCTTGATTAAGATTATTATTTGTGAGACAAGTCAgtatcagtggcagatccagggcgttggacacccccccccccccccccccccctcccttttttttgccgatcaatgtatttgagtggggacatatagttggaaccccccctttttttgtcctggGATGGGACCCTCCCTTTTTAAAATAGCTGGATCCCCCCctgattattgtttttatttcaacagTCTTTTTAAAAAGGACTTTACCGATGGCGCAAAAAGAGAAGAAATGGCTGTGTACGCAgtcaaaatactgaaaaataaataaaacttataacagtataatatttatctaaaatcaatatgttttgaaaaaaaaacatgcattcaCTGATTAAGCATGATTTACTTAATCTCTTCCACTTTTTCTACAGACTTTACCTTTAATACATACAAAGGTTCCAAAACATACACCTGAACCACTAGATACATGTAAATATTGATCCctgcacaattttttttcaaatgaagtaACTAACTTAAATAACTTAAAAAACCTTGAAAATTCAAGCCACAAATGTGTTCTGGTGATTGAATTCTATCATGACGTCGAAGATCTTCATGAACTCAACCTTAAATCATTATTGATCAAGATAATAGAAAACTTCATCTAACCAactatgttttctttattttcacatgAATCTATTCCTAAATCTTATATATGaagaaaataaacttttatcagaTTTATGAATGAACAACTACAGGTACCCATGTTGAAATGGGGTAATTTCTGGGGGGAAATGCATCATAGGACATTGTGAATGTGATATGAAAATATTTGCCTTGAGacacacaaaaaatatttttggtataTGGATTTTAAACATCACACACAATTTTTTATACTATGTATTTCAATGTTTTGTGACTTAACAAGTGTTTAATTATTATCAGATGCATCTATATCTTTATCTTTTATGACACTTGGTGGTAATTATACAAATTGGTtgtatacatatacattgtactgACGATCTTCTGTGGTAAAAGGGATGATGTTTCCAGTTGCACCACAACATAACCTTATCATATTCACAACTCATTTTTTTATGATGATACATTTAtagaaattgattatttttttttgccattttcaACATACCTGGACtcattaaattaaaattcatttcacaACATGTATATTGAGTAATTTACCTGCATTTTAACAGCAATAATAACTGTTGCCAAATCATTTTCAAGTGCCTTTAAAACCTGCAACCTGTCAAGGGTTAAACTGCACAATCTGTAAAAGGAAGTAAATGTTTATAGTTCAATATTGAAAGTCAGTTAGAAACAGATACAGCCTAACTGATATTACTAAATGTAATATACATGTTTCTctaattctattgaaaaatatctttttccaaacccattgtataaaaaaaatttaaaccgtgtggttgccggtgatctcagAAAATGATTGGTTGAATCACAGGGTCATATTCTTTCTCAGCTCCCTGATATGATCAAAATGTCCTAACAGGTGTTAATGGAATTGACAACCTTGTGGATAGTGGAAGGCATTCGAAGGGGATTTTGAAAAGgaaatttatcttttaatcattagagaaacagattattacATAGTAAGATATCCAATCTCCATAGttaaatttataagttaaattataaattaaactaTGTTGATTGAATAAATCTGATAATCCACTTGTATCAATGTAATagtctatatacatgatatatatatgtttaaaaacaaaaatgagttcataaaattgaaaatggaaatggggaatatggaccataatttgctattgggctccgtttcctatagtataactatagaaaagtgataaaatgtgaattactgtaagaaaagttgtaactacatctaaagatgccattatttttatcaacatacaagtgtatgctactcttccctagaaaaaaaattgaaatatacgaatttcaaagattctacaaccgtatttttgtgtcgtttctcacgttactttttgcttccgaagagcataacgcggactgatttatagataatcgtcaccggcaaattcgtaacttttgctttcaaaaaataaagaacatcgaccaataagaatagtcagcAGAAAATGCCGAGAattataagtatttctgtagcaggtgtgAGAACAGTGGCGTGACTTTGGAGTCCGATTTCGTAACGCATATTTTAGATGATGTAacctgctttgttgtaatagaattctttataacaatatgcaaatatgaactctcgcgagatgttcaaacaggtaaatcagagaggATTTACATTCTAGTTCTGTTCTTCGTAATAATTcagttagaaaatgacgttatcgttatgcgttacatttcacacgaaacataagtccagttatttccttttttttaattaaaattgtttgtctattcatttccggtcatacgtgaaacatgtgactaacatgtgatcacacCATTACGGCCTGATTtacgaaatactaggtctaaacatcgtttttgtttccaacgggatgttagcaaacataatctgtagacttgtttcgtcttgtttaaaagaggaaaatacaattttcaaagagaatccgccgggggtctattatttttcctatgtgcataatgttacatacgatcctgtgtgaaaataaatgcccaatgacttgacaaaatcgatttcagatttgacagacgTTAGAACACACTTTGTTTCCCGATAATGATGTAAAGAGTctttggaaaattcaatcgaaattacgtctcttaGCATTGTACCAatgctcgttggattgattttacttcagcagtaaatattactggatattttaggtgaataaatataatttaataaaaaatacatgtaaatataccgttacacttggaatgtacaaagttggtatcttgtcacaatttttaattttttttttttattaatgttctgcaaacacttatcagaaacgcaataaacttgtcaaaggagaagtaaatttttaccatgcatgacttgaaaggaagtactttattgattttagcccactaaagtaggttaaaatgtggaaaccatgtagatggtgtacaggtcacaaatatcacatggtgcctattttaaagattttaattccaagttaaaagtttttttctttactggagttaaagaattttacattgccaatgatttggaataaattgtatataactggaatttcaaaaccaaatataaatacatttttttggcttaaacatcaagatacaaggattatggtatcctgtatcaatgaagaaaagtggaaatttctgaataaattgtactagttgttttcaaaacaagcacatatttaggagttttataatactgttacattaaagatggattttaagaaaaagtatactgttcagattattttaagcagattttgcaataaaataaaacttaaaaattgctttcggtttcttatggtttcctgtcgcgtttaaaaaatactttaattaaacattgaaaatacattttaaatattaacatgaagcaagtaacacttgtaatggtgttcatttatgtcttttgaaatatactgtgcaaaataaaggaaataaagattggtttcctgttaggtttcctgtcacgtaaatggtgaatcaaaatgtattaattttttcttgaaaaactcaattgttccattaatactattctaacaccaacacaacccacagaataaaatttaaagttttagaacttataaaaaaggataccaaaagaaaccaaaggccgaataccaaattatggtccatatgtcaaagagacaacaacccgaccatataaaaaacaacagcagaaggtcaccaacaggtcttcaaattgtagcgagaaattcccgcacccagaggcgtccttcagctggccccttaaaaaatatatactagttcagtgataatgaacgccatactaatttccaaactgtacacaagaaactaaaatttaaaaaatacaacttagtacacatgtgccctactggcactatccttttctatgttcagtggacttgggtcaaaaatctaatttataATTTGGCTTTTAAATTAGAAATGTAGTATCATAGcctcatagggaacatgtgtactaagtttcaagttgattggacttcaacttcttcaaactctaccttgaccaaaaactctaacctgaagctggacagacagacagacgaatgaACAGACTGATAGAAAAACAAATGCAGACacgaaaacataatgcccctctactatcgtatgGAGT contains:
- the LOC139516521 gene encoding complement C1q-like protein 3, which codes for MKLTHYMFVLTLSLIAEMVMGSCDTKLECSILGDLLEMAMKHKHDKSPDKVCQCQSRTKIPAFSSVLTQPQTPGDNGVIKFDKVVTNIRNGYNPTTGIFTAPVAGVYQFSYTVMSDNGKYLHVYLSHNNTKQQSVWLKGSTYTTGTANIILKLKKGDHVEVKSHGSHTIHSDTSNLYSSFSGYLIAQ